From one Ctenopharyngodon idella isolate HZGC_01 chromosome 15, HZGC01, whole genome shotgun sequence genomic stretch:
- the LOC127495054 gene encoding olfactory receptor-like protein OLF3 → MSSQNVSIKNISEFVISGFDTVEHKLPIGVVLLVVYVLTMLANTANICFIVMDKRLHQPMYIFLCNLSLVDMLYSSSTYPSMIGNLIIGYKAISYIPCVLQMCGFHLGGVMEMFAIAVMALDRLIAISNPLRYHSILNTTRTVVISVLLWMVASAILTVIPATVLPLPFCSSTIQYIFCEYASLVRATCVNPNPYFNMISTVTFVLLFGTFAFICLSYLRIVIAVMRMTSKADKKKMFHTCFTHLIVIVCFYAPMFVRIVLTRIGVVLTLGERNGLLLMSIICPSLVNPFIYCFRTKEIRNKIFRIVSKVAPE, encoded by the coding sequence ATGTCCTCTCAAAATGTTTcaatcaaaaacatttctgagtTCGTAATTTCAGGATTTGACACTGTAGAGCACAAACTGCCCATTGGAGTTGTTTTGCTGGTGGTTTATGTGCTTACAATGCTTGCTAACACTGCAAACATATGCTTTATTGTCATGGACAAGCGTTTGCACCAGCCCATGTACATTTTCCTTTGCAATTTGTCTTTAGTGGACATGCTGTATAGCAGCAGTACCTATCCTAGTATGATCGGCAACCTTATCATTGGTTATAAAGCCATATCTTATATCCCTTGTGTTCTTCAGATGTGTGGTTTTCATTTAGGTGGAGTAATGGAGATGTTTGCTATCGCCGTAATGGCACTGGATCGTTTGATTGCCATAAGCAATCCTTTACGTTACCACTCCATTTTAAACACCACCCGTACTGTTGTAATTTCTGTTTTGCTGTGGATGGTGGCAAGTGCTATTTTGACCGTCATCCCAGCTACTGTTCTTCCTCTGCCCTTCTGCTCTTCCACTATCCAGTATATTTTTTGTGAGTATGCTTCTCTTGTGAGGGCCACCTGTGTGAATCCAAATCCTTATTTTAATATGATATCCACTGTGACTTTTGTACTGTTGTTTGGGACATTCGCGTTCATCTGCCTGTCCTATTTAAGGATAGTGATCGCTGTTATGAGAATGACCTCAAAGGCcgacaaaaagaaaatgtttcatACGTGCTTTACTCACTTGATAGTGATAGTTTGTTTTTATGCTCCGATGTTCGTACGAATAGTCTTGACCCGGATTGGTGTGGTtttaacattaggggaacgtaATGGACTACTGCTAATGTCCATCATCTGCCCTTCTCTAGTCAATCCTTTCATATACTGTTTCAGAACCAAAGAAATCAGAAACAAAATTTTTAGAATTGTGTCAAAAGTTGCACCTGAATAA